One segment of bacterium DNA contains the following:
- the dtd gene encoding D-tyrosyl-tRNA(Tyr) deacylase, translating to MKAVIQRVKSASVSVDGEQISQIDRGLAILLGVAKGDGARDINFLAEKISNLRIFEDEAGKMNLSVLDIGGQALVVSQFTLMADCKKGRRPGFDKAAAPEMAEVLYNDFVAVLRACGVSVQTGRFQSHMLFSIENDGPVTLVLDSEL from the coding sequence GTGAAAGCAGTTATCCAGCGCGTAAAGAGCGCAAGTGTGAGTGTAGACGGCGAGCAGATATCGCAAATAGACAGGGGGTTAGCGATACTGCTGGGCGTTGCCAAAGGCGATGGTGCCAGGGACATCAACTTTCTTGCTGAGAAAATTTCCAACCTGCGGATTTTTGAGGACGAAGCGGGAAAGATGAACCTGTCCGTGCTCGACATCGGCGGGCAGGCATTGGTCGTCTCTCAGTTTACGCTCATGGCTGACTGCAAAAAAGGCCGCAGACCCGGTTTTGACAAAGCAGCCGCTCCAGAAATGGCGGAGGTGTTGTATAATGATTTTGTGGCCGTGCTGAGGGCGTGTGGTGTGAGTGTGCAGACAGGCAGATTTCAGTCGCACATGCTCTTTTCTATAGAAAATGACGGTCCTGTAACACTGGTTCTGGATAGTGAATTATGA